One region of Salvia miltiorrhiza cultivar Shanhuang (shh) chromosome 3, IMPLAD_Smil_shh, whole genome shotgun sequence genomic DNA includes:
- the LOC131014544 gene encoding uncharacterized protein LOC131014544 isoform X2 produces MVGLSLGEQTFIKGGIAQDLRTDGRKRLTYRPIFVETGIIPQASGSARVKLGATDVIASVKAELGKPNPSYPDKGKVSIYVDCSPTAEPSFEGRGGEELSTELSSALQRCLLGGKSGAGAGIDLSSLCIVRGKVCWDLYIDGLVVSSDGNVLDALGAAIKAALSDTAIPKVQVSANAPSDEQPEVDVSDEEFVQFDTSGVPVIVTLTKVGGHYIVDATTEEESQMSSAVSVSISRLGRICGLTKRGGAGLDPTVILDMISAAKHVSEQLMNKLDSEIAAAEACDEMES; encoded by the exons ATGGTGGGGCTTTCTCTAGGGGAGCAAACATTTATAAAAGGTGGAATTGCTCAGGATCTACGTACTGATGGTAGGAAAAGATTAACCTACCGACCCATTTTTGTTGAAACTGGTATCATTCCTCAG GCAAGTGGCTCAGCCAGAGTGAAGCTGGGGGCAACAGATGTTATTGCAAGTGTGaag GCTGAACTTGGAAAGCCAAACCCATCTTATCCCGACAAAGGAAAAGTTTCCATATATGTTGACTGTAGTCCGACCGCTGAACCATCTTTTGAG GGCAGAGGGGGTGAGGAATTATCCACGGAGCTCTCTTCAGCACTTCAAAGGTGTTTGTTGGGTGGTAAAAGTGGTGCAG GCGCTGGAATTGATCTCTCTTCTCTGTGCATTGTTCGAGGGAAGGTCTGTTGGGATCTCTACATTGATGGTCTAGTTGTTAGTTCAGATGGTAATGTGCTGGATGCTTTGGGAGCTGCCATTAAG GCTGCTCTAAGCGATACAGCTATTCCAAAAGTTCAAGTTTCTGCCAACGCTCCTTCTGATGAGCAGCCGGAGGTTGATGTGAGCGATGAGGAGTTTGTACAATTTGATACGTCAGGGGTCCCTGTTATAGTAACTTTAACCAAG GTCGGGGGGCATTATATTGTAGATGCAACTACAGAAGAGGAGTCCCAGATGAGTTCAGCTGTGTCTGTCTCGATCAGCAGGCTAGGCCGGATATGTGGGCTGACGAAGAGAGGGGGCGCCGGCCTCGATCCAACCGTTATACTCGACATGATATCGGCGGCTAAACATGTAAGTGAGCAGTTGATGAACAAATTGGATTCAGAAATAGCAGCAGCTGAGGCTTGCGATGAGATGGAATCCTAA
- the LOC131014544 gene encoding uncharacterized protein LOC131014544 isoform X1 has protein sequence MVGLSLGEQTFIKGGIAQDLRTDGRKRLTYRPIFVETGIIPQASGSARVKLGATDVIASVKAELGKPNPSYPDKGKVSIYVDCSPTAEPSFEGRGGEELSTELSSALQRCLLGGKSGAGAGIDLSSLCIVRGKVCWDLYIDGLVVSSDGNVLDALGAAIKAALSDTAIPKVQVSANAPSDEQPEVDVSDEEFVQFDTSGVPVIVTLTKAKHSYFLHLRLSQCWGLYSETQRYMLTFAGRGALYCRCNYRRGVPDEFSCVCLDQQARPDMWADEERGRRPRSNRYTRHDIGG, from the exons ATGGTGGGGCTTTCTCTAGGGGAGCAAACATTTATAAAAGGTGGAATTGCTCAGGATCTACGTACTGATGGTAGGAAAAGATTAACCTACCGACCCATTTTTGTTGAAACTGGTATCATTCCTCAG GCAAGTGGCTCAGCCAGAGTGAAGCTGGGGGCAACAGATGTTATTGCAAGTGTGaag GCTGAACTTGGAAAGCCAAACCCATCTTATCCCGACAAAGGAAAAGTTTCCATATATGTTGACTGTAGTCCGACCGCTGAACCATCTTTTGAG GGCAGAGGGGGTGAGGAATTATCCACGGAGCTCTCTTCAGCACTTCAAAGGTGTTTGTTGGGTGGTAAAAGTGGTGCAG GCGCTGGAATTGATCTCTCTTCTCTGTGCATTGTTCGAGGGAAGGTCTGTTGGGATCTCTACATTGATGGTCTAGTTGTTAGTTCAGATGGTAATGTGCTGGATGCTTTGGGAGCTGCCATTAAG GCTGCTCTAAGCGATACAGCTATTCCAAAAGTTCAAGTTTCTGCCAACGCTCCTTCTGATGAGCAGCCGGAGGTTGATGTGAGCGATGAGGAGTTTGTACAATTTGATACGTCAGGGGTCCCTGTTATAGTAACTTTAACCAAGGCAAAACATTCATATTTTCTCCATCTTCGTCTTTCTCAATGTTGGGGTTTGTATTCTGAGACACAGCGATACATGTTGACTTTTGCAGGTCGGGGGGCATTATATTGTAGATGCAACTACAGAAGAGGAGTCCCAGATGAGTTCAGCTGTGTCTGTCTCGATCAGCAGGCTAGGCCGGATATGTGGGCTGACGAAGAGAGGGGGCGCCGGCCTCGATCCAACCGTTATACTCGACATGATATCGGCGGCTAA
- the LOC131014544 gene encoding uncharacterized protein LOC131014544 isoform X3, whose protein sequence is MVGLSLGEQTFIKGGIAQDLRTDGRKRLTYRPIFVETGIIPQASGSARVKLGATDVIASVKGRGGEELSTELSSALQRCLLGGKSGAGAGIDLSSLCIVRGKVCWDLYIDGLVVSSDGNVLDALGAAIKAALSDTAIPKVQVSANAPSDEQPEVDVSDEEFVQFDTSGVPVIVTLTKAKHSYFLHLRLSQCWGLYSETQRYMLTFAGRGALYCRCNYRRGVPDEFSCVCLDQQARPDMWADEERGRRPRSNRYTRHDIGG, encoded by the exons ATGGTGGGGCTTTCTCTAGGGGAGCAAACATTTATAAAAGGTGGAATTGCTCAGGATCTACGTACTGATGGTAGGAAAAGATTAACCTACCGACCCATTTTTGTTGAAACTGGTATCATTCCTCAG GCAAGTGGCTCAGCCAGAGTGAAGCTGGGGGCAACAGATGTTATTGCAAGTGTGaag GGCAGAGGGGGTGAGGAATTATCCACGGAGCTCTCTTCAGCACTTCAAAGGTGTTTGTTGGGTGGTAAAAGTGGTGCAG GCGCTGGAATTGATCTCTCTTCTCTGTGCATTGTTCGAGGGAAGGTCTGTTGGGATCTCTACATTGATGGTCTAGTTGTTAGTTCAGATGGTAATGTGCTGGATGCTTTGGGAGCTGCCATTAAG GCTGCTCTAAGCGATACAGCTATTCCAAAAGTTCAAGTTTCTGCCAACGCTCCTTCTGATGAGCAGCCGGAGGTTGATGTGAGCGATGAGGAGTTTGTACAATTTGATACGTCAGGGGTCCCTGTTATAGTAACTTTAACCAAGGCAAAACATTCATATTTTCTCCATCTTCGTCTTTCTCAATGTTGGGGTTTGTATTCTGAGACACAGCGATACATGTTGACTTTTGCAGGTCGGGGGGCATTATATTGTAGATGCAACTACAGAAGAGGAGTCCCAGATGAGTTCAGCTGTGTCTGTCTCGATCAGCAGGCTAGGCCGGATATGTGGGCTGACGAAGAGAGGGGGCGCCGGCCTCGATCCAACCGTTATACTCGACATGATATCGGCGGCTAA
- the LOC131014544 gene encoding uncharacterized protein LOC131014544 isoform X4, producing the protein MVGLSLGEQTFIKGGIAQDLRTDGRKRLTYRPIFVETGIIPQASGSARVKLGATDVIASVKGRGGEELSTELSSALQRCLLGGKSGAGAGIDLSSLCIVRGKVCWDLYIDGLVVSSDGNVLDALGAAIKAALSDTAIPKVQVSANAPSDEQPEVDVSDEEFVQFDTSGVPVIVTLTKVGGHYIVDATTEEESQMSSAVSVSISRLGRICGLTKRGGAGLDPTVILDMISAAKHVSEQLMNKLDSEIAAAEACDEMES; encoded by the exons ATGGTGGGGCTTTCTCTAGGGGAGCAAACATTTATAAAAGGTGGAATTGCTCAGGATCTACGTACTGATGGTAGGAAAAGATTAACCTACCGACCCATTTTTGTTGAAACTGGTATCATTCCTCAG GCAAGTGGCTCAGCCAGAGTGAAGCTGGGGGCAACAGATGTTATTGCAAGTGTGaag GGCAGAGGGGGTGAGGAATTATCCACGGAGCTCTCTTCAGCACTTCAAAGGTGTTTGTTGGGTGGTAAAAGTGGTGCAG GCGCTGGAATTGATCTCTCTTCTCTGTGCATTGTTCGAGGGAAGGTCTGTTGGGATCTCTACATTGATGGTCTAGTTGTTAGTTCAGATGGTAATGTGCTGGATGCTTTGGGAGCTGCCATTAAG GCTGCTCTAAGCGATACAGCTATTCCAAAAGTTCAAGTTTCTGCCAACGCTCCTTCTGATGAGCAGCCGGAGGTTGATGTGAGCGATGAGGAGTTTGTACAATTTGATACGTCAGGGGTCCCTGTTATAGTAACTTTAACCAAG GTCGGGGGGCATTATATTGTAGATGCAACTACAGAAGAGGAGTCCCAGATGAGTTCAGCTGTGTCTGTCTCGATCAGCAGGCTAGGCCGGATATGTGGGCTGACGAAGAGAGGGGGCGCCGGCCTCGATCCAACCGTTATACTCGACATGATATCGGCGGCTAAACATGTAAGTGAGCAGTTGATGAACAAATTGGATTCAGAAATAGCAGCAGCTGAGGCTTGCGATGAGATGGAATCCTAA
- the LOC131014541 gene encoding uncharacterized protein LOC131014541 encodes MENRDTFALYITHGGKFVEYRGRELYIKGDIFTKHHLDVDRFGYFDLEDVIKGLGYESWLKLCYRIPSSENYRSLKNDQDILDMLSHLTLTCRHANIYVDGGIKVGDSGAVEVEELSAAELDELYREYPFCKLQDDIAEVYDELEHVSAKEKGKQNKIIEKEKGREGEQTTDVNRAESSEDDENYVPCDDEDTDDCLSDNELGSDDEEYVTSRRNLRIDKAYFNDIGKFVGVEIVPDEHIVCESDYDDSDAEVNSDINDDDDDDDYDRKRKKVTYDPKCDHNTLELKLGMRFESGIQCREALTNKAIAEGWEIHFSRVSRDRCEAKCTPPCPWRCYGSMVTGDGTFIIKVLVEPHNCHRAMKNLLVSSKWIAKQYLNVFRVKHNFTVADLKADLMERFKVDVGKNRLYKARTIALDTLRGTVAEHYAKLRSYIAELKRADGEGRFELLLGQESVFKGIYVGFSSFKKGFINGCRPIIGLDGCHLKTHIGGVLLCAIGKDGNDQMFPISWAVVEIENTENWTWFIKILMEELEIDNGLGITFISDQQKGLIHAVSTLAPLVEHRNCARHAYANWKKQHKGITLKNMFWNAVRATYVEQYKLAIEEIKSEKPAAYEDFIERGPQKFCKAFLNTFPRCDMVDNNISETFNGYIINARGKHVIDMLEDIRCSLMERQYKKIVEIEALHDRLCPKVRKKLEKLKAQSRFCIPHPALGGFFEVDMFDDKFVVSVEGKTCTCRAWDLSGIPCVHAISAFYFLKQDPAEVVHDYFTIERYKKAYEFGIAPLNGEKLWPNAEGWVVKAPKCRRMPGRQRVKRKRDADERDSTNPNKLRRFGLKMTCQKCFQQGHNKARCQNAPVEKPKKEKGRRGRPPKTINEMNRNSQASSATTMTTEACSNPTFDRRALAKERALANKGIGVLQTESGNIYVKSSSRKSVKAINPKTWKPPRTKSPATQESIN; translated from the exons ATGGAAAACAG AGACACATTTGCACTGTATATTACGCATGGTGGCAAATTTGTTGAATATCGAGGtagagagttatatattaaggGTGATATATTTACAAAGCATCATCTTGATGTAGACAGATTTGGGTATTTTGATTTGGAGGATGTGATTAAGGGTTTAGGGTATGAATCTTGGTTGAAATTATGCTATAGAATCCCTTCTTCTGAGAATTATAGGTCTCTAAAAAATGATCAAGATATACTTGATATGTTGAGCCATCTAACATTGACATGTAGACATGCAAATATTTATGTTGATGGTGGGATTAAAGTAGGGGATTCTGGAGCAGTAGAGGTAGAGGAATTGAGTGCAGCTGAGCTAGATGAGTTATACAGAGAATATCCTTTTTGTAAATTACAAGATGATATAGCTGAAGTTTATGATGAATTAGAGCATGTCAGTGCAAAGGAGAAAGGCAAAcagaataaaataattgaaaaagaGAAGGGTAGAGAGGGTGAGCAAACCACTGATGTAAATCGAGCTGAGTCATCTGAAGATGATGAGAACTATGTACCATGTGATGATGAAGACACTGATGATTGTCTTAGTGACAATGAATTAGGATCTGATGATGAAGAGTATGTGACGAGCAGGAGGAATCTTAGGATAGATAAGGCCTACTTTAATGACATTGGGAAGTTTGTTGGGGTTGAGATTGTACCAGATGAGCATATAGTGTGTGAATCTGACTATGATGATTCAGATGCTGAGGTGAATTCTGATataaatgatgatgatgatgatgatgattatgatagaaaaagaaagaaagtgaCCTATGATCCAAAATGTGACCATAATACATTAGAGCTTAAGCTTGGGATGAGGTTTGAAAGTGGTATCCAATGTAGGGAGGCACTTACGAACAAAGCAATAGCTGAGGGGTGGGAGATTCATTTTAGTAGGGTCAGCAGGGATAGATGTGAAGCCAAATGCACTCCACCATGCCCGTGGAGGTGCTATGGCAGTATGGTTACGGGTGATGGGACTTTCATAATCAAAGTCCTCGTAGAACCACATAACTGTCATAGGGCAATGAAAAATTTGCTTGTGAGTTCTAAATGGATTGCAAAGCAATATCTTAATGTTTTTAGAGTGAAGCACAACTTCACGGTAGCTGATTTAAAAGCTGACTTGATGGAGAGGTTTAAAGTGGATGTTGGTAAGAATAGGTTGTATAAAGCAAGAACTATAGCACTTGATACCTTGCGAGGGACAGTAGCTGAGCATTATGCTAAGCTTAGGAGCTACATAGCTGAGCTGAAAAGGGCTGATGGAGAAGGCAGATTTGAATTACTTTTGGGTCAGGAGTCAGTGTTTAAAGGTATATATGTTGGGTTCAGTTCATTCAAGAAAGGTTTCATCAATGGCTGCAGGCCAATCATTGGGTTGGATGGCTGTCACTTGAAGACTCATATAGGAGGTGTGTTGTTGTGTGCTATTGGGAAGGACGGGAATGATCAAATGTTCCCTATTTCATGGGCTGTTGTGGAGATTGAGAACACTGAAAACTGGACTTGGTTCATAAAAATTCTCATGGAAGAGCTTGAGATAGATAATGGACTAGGAATTACCTTCATTTCGGACCAACAAAAG GGTCTTATTCATGCAGTTAGCACATTGGCACCACTAGTAGAGCATAGAAATTGTGCCCGACATGCATATGCTAATTGGAAGAAACAACACAAAGGTATAACACTAAAGAATATGTTCTGGAATGCAGTTAGAGCCACATATGTTGAACAATACAAGTTGGCAATTGAGGAGATTAAAAGTGAGAAGCCTGCAGCGTATGAGGATTTCATTGAGCGAGGGCCACAAAAATTTTGTAAGGCTTTTCTGAACACATTTCCTCGTTGTGACATGGTAGACAATAATATTAGTGAAACATTCAATGGGTACATAATAAATGCTAGAGGTAAACATGTTATAGACATGCTAGAGGATATTAGGTGCTCATTGATGGAGAGACAATACAAGAAAATAGTAGAAATTGAGGCCCTTCATGATAGATTATGTCCTAAGGTTAGGAAGAAGCTGGAGAAGTTAAAGGCTCAAAGCAGATTTTGTATTCCACATCCTGCCTTAGGTGGGTTTTTTGAAGTGGATATGTTTGATGATAAATTTGTTGTGAGTGTTGAAGGTAAGACTTGTACTTGTAGAGCATGGGACTTATCAGGAATCCCATGTGTCCATGCCATTTCTGCATTCTATTTTTTGAAGCAGGATCCGGCTGAAGTAGTCCATGACTACTTCACAATTGAAAGGTACAAAAAGGCATATGAATTTGGTATAGCACCATTAAATGGTGAGAAGCTGTGGCCTAATGCAGAAGGGTGGGTTGTTAAAGCACCAAAGTGTAGGCGAATGCCGGGAAGGCAGAGGGTTAAAAGAAAGAGAGATGCTGATGAGAGGGACTCTACCAATCCAAATAAGCTGCGCAGATTCGGGTTAAAAATGACATGTCAGAAATGTTTTCAACAGGGACATAACAAGGCTCGTTGCCAAAATGCGCCAGTTGAGAAAcctaagaaagagaag GGGAGAAGGGGTAGACCACCAAAAACTATCAACGAAATGAATAGGAATTCACAAGCAAGCTCAGCAACAACTATGACCACAGAAGCATGTTCAAACCCGACATTTGACAGAAGAGCTCTTGCAAAGGAAAGGGCATTGGCAAACAAGGGAATAGGTGTGTTGCAAACTGAAAGCGGTAATATCTATGTGAAGTCAAGCTCTAGGAAGAGTGTGAAAGCGATAAATCCTAAAACTTGGAAGCCACCAAGAACGAAGTCCCCAGCAACTCAAGAAAGCATTAATTAG